In a single window of the Desulfovibrio sp. ZJ209 genome:
- the rfbA gene encoding glucose-1-phosphate thymidylyltransferase RfbA — MSAYKGIVLAGGSGTRLYPITLGVSKQLLPVYDKPMIYYPLSVLMLGGIREILVISTPADMPQYQRLLGDGSRFGVKFSYAVQPEPNGIAQAFLIGEDFLAGSPVCLILGDNVFHGEHFTEKLNRAVARTKGATIFGYQVRDPERFGVVEFDAAGNAIGIEEKPARPRSRFAVTGLYFYDATVVDIARGLKPSARGELEITSVNQAYLDRGELHVVRLGRGFAWLDTGTHSSLLEASSYVQTIEARQGLKVACLEEIAWQNGWITDAEMRRAGEFFGKTEYGQYLLRLLDSAQRTEDEV; from the coding sequence ATGAGCGCATACAAGGGCATCGTTCTCGCCGGGGGCAGCGGCACGCGCCTCTACCCCATCACCCTGGGCGTTTCCAAGCAGCTTTTGCCCGTTTATGACAAGCCCATGATCTATTACCCGCTGTCGGTGCTCATGCTCGGCGGCATCCGGGAGATCTTGGTCATTTCCACCCCGGCGGACATGCCCCAGTACCAGCGCCTCCTCGGGGATGGCTCGCGCTTCGGGGTCAAGTTCAGCTATGCCGTCCAGCCGGAGCCTAACGGCATCGCCCAGGCCTTCCTCATCGGGGAGGATTTTCTCGCCGGCTCGCCCGTGTGCCTCATTCTGGGCGACAATGTCTTCCACGGCGAGCACTTCACGGAAAAGCTGAACCGGGCCGTGGCGCGCACCAAGGGCGCCACCATTTTCGGCTATCAGGTGCGCGATCCCGAGCGCTTCGGCGTGGTGGAGTTCGACGCCGCGGGCAACGCCATCGGCATCGAGGAGAAGCCCGCCCGGCCGCGCTCACGCTTTGCGGTGACGGGCCTCTATTTCTATGACGCCACCGTGGTGGACATCGCGCGCGGCCTCAAGCCCTCGGCCCGGGGGGAGCTCGAGATTACGAGCGTCAACCAGGCCTATCTCGACCGCGGGGAGCTCCATGTGGTGCGCCTCGGCCGGGGCTTCGCGTGGCTGGATACGGGAACGCACTCGAGCCTGCTCGAGGCGTCCTCCTATGTGCAGACCATCGAGGCGCGCCAGGGCCTCAAGGTGGCCTGCCTTGAGGAGATCGCCTGGCAGAACGGCTGGATCACCGATGCCGAGATGCGGCGGGCCGGCGAATTTTTCGGCAAGACGGAATATGGGCAATACCTGCTGCGGCTGCTGGATTCGGCGCAGCGGACAGAGGACGAGGTATAG
- the rfbC gene encoding dTDP-4-dehydrorhamnose 3,5-epimerase, with translation MEFQTLASGGPVVMTPILHGDARGFFMETFRQNDFARHCGEHVFVQDNQSRSRGRVLRGLHYQLRQPQGKLLRVISGRVFDVAVDLRRSSPHFGKSYSVVLDTEKHRMFWVPPGFAHGFLVLGDGAEFVYKCTTYYAPDDECCLKWDDPALGIDWPMPEEGPILSEKDARGLPLSECPTFA, from the coding sequence ATGGAATTTCAGACTCTCGCCTCCGGCGGCCCGGTGGTGATGACGCCGATCCTTCACGGCGACGCGCGCGGCTTTTTCATGGAGACCTTCCGGCAGAACGACTTTGCGCGCCATTGCGGCGAGCATGTCTTCGTGCAGGACAACCAGAGCCGCTCGCGCGGGCGCGTCTTGCGCGGGCTGCACTACCAGTTGCGCCAGCCGCAGGGCAAGCTTTTGCGGGTCATCAGCGGCAGGGTGTTCGACGTGGCCGTTGACCTTCGCCGCTCCTCCCCACATTTCGGCAAGAGCTATTCCGTGGTGCTGGACACGGAAAAACACCGCATGTTCTGGGTGCCCCCGGGCTTTGCGCACGGCTTTCTCGTGCTCGGCGACGGCGCGGAATTCGTCTACAAGTGCACCACTTACTATGCGCCCGATGACGAATGCTGCCTGAAGTGGGACGACCCCGCGCTTGGCATCGACTGGCCCATGCCAGAAGAGGGCCCCATCCTCTCCGAAAAGGATGCGCGCGGGCTGCCGCTTTCGGAGTGCCCCACCTTCGCCTGA